The Pectinophora gossypiella chromosome 15, ilPecGoss1.1, whole genome shotgun sequence genome has a window encoding:
- the LOC126373339 gene encoding uncharacterized protein LOC126373339, with protein MSDRNTGNPLGEPSSSGLSTFSLWMNTFRDTMTDMLTQISSENRETISDILKMVKPNETSAVRISDVYFPSYDPDNGTDVRDWVELISKTQSEYKLKDHEVRLKAAGVLQGRAKLWADDCLLRTTTWEEMKTDMLQTFEPESRYFSEILKFRNYSVDAAASVPEYISNVWRMFKRIVKPNPTEQDAVEFVIGSITDEKLRTDLLNSKSQSVPELIAIAKTMRKRKSTPLTREQIPFKKARTENGAQKTDQSITCFVCGKIGHRARYCSQNAIAKFNEQIKEKKKDCTYCAKPGHTYDVCFKRISAEKSINLCEKDKAE; from the coding sequence ATGAGTGACCGCAATACGGGAAACCCTTTGGGAGAACCTTCATCATCAGGATTGTCCACTTTTAGTTTGTGGATGAATACTTTCAGGGACACTATGACCGATATGCTCACGCAGATATCCAGTGAAAATCGCGAAACCATCAGTGATATCCTTAAAATGGTAAAACCCAACGAAACTTCCGCAGTACGAATTTCTGATGTTTATTTCCCATCATATGACCCTGACAACGGCACAGATGTTAGGGATTGGGTTGAATTGATATCCAAAACTCAAAGTGAGTACAAACTTAAAGACCATGAGGTTCGCCTGAAAGCAGCTGGTGTCCTACAAGGAAGAGCAAAACTATGGGCTGACGATTGTTTATTGAGAACCACAACCTGGGAAGAAATGAAAACTGATATGCTGCAAACTTTCGAACCTGAATCTAGATATTTTTCAGAGATCTTGAAATTTCGAAATTACTCTGTGGATGCAGCCGCGAGCGTCCCAGAATACATCTCAAACGTGTGGCGGATGTTTAAAAGAATCGTAAAACCAAATCCTACAGAACAAGATGCAGTTGAATTCGTTATTGGTAGTATTACGGACGAGAAACTTCGCACTGATTTGTTGAATAGTAAGTCACAGTCTGTTCCAGAATTAATCGCCATAGCAAAAACAATGAGGAAGCGAAAATCTACACCGTTGACCCGAGAACAAATACCGTTCAAAAAAGCAAGAACAGAAAATGGAGCTCAAAAAACAGATCAAAGTATCACATGTTTTGTTTGCGGGAAAATTGGACACCGGGCGCGATACTGCAGTCAAAACGCTATTGCCAAGTTTAATGAGCAAATAAAGGAGAAAAAGAAAGATTGTACCTACTGTGCTAAACCAGGTCATACTTATGATGTCTGTT